One region of Opitutaceae bacterium genomic DNA includes:
- a CDS encoding Gfo/Idh/MocA family oxidoreductase produces MNPLNRRRFLGTVAAGAATVAPLRSLIAQASSPATSQPSPRKVRVGLIGVGWYGMVNARAAFKAGGVEVLAVCDVDSEHLEKSAQEIEKLQGSRPRTFKLYTELLETPGLEAIILSTPPQWHALPFLAALDKGLHVYLEKPVSYDVREGRAMVDAAAKRPHQVVQVGFQRRQSAAFKAVRQFIAEGRLGRVVQAEAQINTKVGLKDPSHKNPPASLDWDLWCGPGPLIPYSEQVGHVSWRLEEAVGQGHLYDWGIHMIDAARVILNLAAPSTISAAGGLYELKGRITTPDTLTAHFEYDRCPVSWRHRIWGAEEYTPEINIGVTFFGENGTVWVNDNKWVHVPAKKGAERVVTETRTDAGMAHMAEFLDAVRGRGRASCTIADAHLSTTAVKLAMIALKTGGRLSWDAGREQIVGNAGASAYLKREYRAPWRHPFTA; encoded by the coding sequence ATGAACCCCCTCAATCGACGCCGGTTTCTTGGCACCGTTGCGGCTGGAGCCGCCACGGTCGCACCTCTTCGCTCACTGATTGCGCAGGCGTCTTCGCCTGCGACGAGCCAGCCATCCCCGAGGAAGGTCAGGGTTGGATTGATCGGGGTTGGCTGGTACGGCATGGTCAATGCGCGCGCGGCGTTCAAGGCGGGCGGGGTTGAAGTGCTGGCGGTCTGCGATGTCGACAGCGAGCATCTGGAGAAGAGCGCGCAGGAGATCGAGAAGCTCCAAGGCTCGCGGCCGAGGACCTTCAAGCTGTACACGGAGCTGCTGGAAACCCCGGGACTGGAGGCGATCATTTTGTCAACTCCGCCACAATGGCATGCGCTGCCGTTCCTCGCTGCGCTGGACAAGGGTTTGCACGTCTATCTGGAGAAGCCGGTGTCCTACGATGTGCGCGAAGGGCGAGCCATGGTTGACGCCGCCGCGAAGCGCCCGCACCAGGTCGTGCAGGTCGGATTCCAGCGCCGGCAGAGCGCGGCGTTCAAGGCGGTCAGGCAGTTCATTGCGGAGGGCCGGCTGGGCAGGGTCGTGCAGGCCGAGGCCCAGATCAACACGAAGGTCGGCTTGAAGGATCCCTCGCACAAGAATCCGCCGGCCAGCCTCGACTGGGATCTCTGGTGCGGCCCGGGCCCGCTCATTCCGTACAGTGAGCAGGTGGGGCACGTCAGCTGGCGACTCGAGGAAGCCGTCGGGCAGGGGCATCTGTACGACTGGGGCATTCACATGATCGACGCCGCGCGGGTGATACTCAATCTTGCCGCCCCCTCGACGATTTCGGCCGCAGGCGGACTCTATGAGCTCAAGGGGAGGATCACCACGCCCGACACCCTGACGGCGCATTTCGAGTACGATCGATGCCCTGTGAGCTGGCGGCACCGGATCTGGGGGGCGGAGGAATACACTCCCGAGATCAACATCGGAGTCACCTTCTTCGGTGAGAACGGCACGGTCTGGGTGAATGACAACAAATGGGTTCATGTGCCCGCGAAGAAGGGAGCGGAGCGGGTCGTGACCGAGACCCGGACCGACGCCGGCATGGCGCACATGGCGGAATTTCTCGACGCCGTTCGCGGGCGGGGCCGGGCGAGCTGCACCATCGCGGACGCCCACCTGTCGACGACGGCGGTGAAGCTGGCGATGATCGCC
- a CDS encoding sodium/solute symporter (Members of the Solute:Sodium Symporter (SSS), TC 2.A.21 as described in tcdb.org, catalyze solute:Na+ symport. Known solutes for members of the family include sugars, amino acids, nucleosides, inositols, vitamins, urea or anions, depending on the system.) — MTTPIGSLHWIDIIIIAAYLCVVAGIGIFFSRRQKSLSSFIRGRGKIGWVALGMSLMAALNSGLDYVQAPAMGFAIGLVFVMAFLSWIPLYPWVSRVTLPFYKRLDVYSAYEYLEQRFGAGVRTLAAGIFILWRVGWMGAAIYVPCLAVKAATGGGLSITTMVVVLGVVVTIYTMLGGIEAVIWNDVAQFCIMFGGLAVTLYTVVAMIPGGMGEVLQVASQTGRLDLIGMHAHPGGGPWKQFTTFMTTEVTIVGMVLMVLLGRAAAFTSDQIAIQRFQSAESLDQARRSYIVNAVTDTVWMVVLGFVGLALFAYHRHFPFPEGMQNDRILPYFMQHHFPAGVTGLVIAAIFAASLSSVDSALNSSASIIVVDFYNRLWLGHRRPPANLSPLEERRQVQVSRAATACLGVLMIVIGINIERMGEIYQSTNKLIGAFFGPLFGIFVLGMFSRRAHSVGVALGALAGLMCSSFASFFSEVAWLQVVSGRLFGDGFVHFFKHLSWQWPPPIGVTATLVAGYALSRLLPSGRAGSQALTYAEVMKRPLAEATCQVVPPQ; from the coding sequence ATGACAACCCCCATCGGCAGCCTGCATTGGATTGATATCATCATCATTGCCGCCTACCTGTGCGTCGTGGCGGGAATCGGGATCTTCTTTTCCCGCCGCCAGAAATCGCTCAGCAGCTTCATTCGCGGTCGTGGAAAAATCGGCTGGGTGGCGTTGGGCATGTCCCTCATGGCCGCTCTCAACAGCGGGCTGGACTATGTTCAGGCCCCGGCAATGGGTTTTGCGATCGGACTGGTTTTCGTCATGGCATTTCTGTCCTGGATCCCTCTCTACCCCTGGGTTTCCCGGGTGACGCTGCCGTTCTACAAGCGTCTCGACGTCTATTCCGCCTATGAGTACCTGGAGCAGCGCTTTGGCGCCGGCGTCCGCACCCTGGCCGCCGGCATTTTCATACTCTGGCGCGTGGGATGGATGGGAGCGGCCATCTACGTGCCATGCCTGGCGGTGAAGGCGGCCACGGGCGGCGGGCTGAGCATCACCACGATGGTCGTCGTGCTGGGTGTCGTGGTTACGATCTACACCATGCTCGGCGGAATCGAGGCGGTCATCTGGAATGACGTTGCTCAGTTCTGCATCATGTTTGGCGGACTGGCGGTCACCCTGTACACAGTGGTTGCCATGATCCCCGGCGGCATGGGCGAGGTCCTTCAGGTCGCCAGCCAGACAGGCAGGCTCGATCTCATCGGCATGCATGCGCATCCCGGCGGAGGGCCATGGAAACAATTCACGACGTTCATGACCACCGAGGTCACGATCGTGGGCATGGTGCTCATGGTCCTGCTGGGACGAGCCGCGGCCTTCACCTCCGACCAAATCGCCATCCAGCGCTTTCAATCGGCCGAATCCCTGGACCAGGCCCGGCGCTCGTACATCGTCAACGCCGTCACTGACACCGTCTGGATGGTGGTCCTTGGGTTTGTCGGACTGGCGCTCTTCGCGTACCATCGACACTTCCCCTTCCCCGAGGGCATGCAGAACGACCGCATTCTGCCCTATTTCATGCAGCATCACTTTCCCGCGGGCGTCACGGGTCTGGTGATCGCCGCCATCTTTGCAGCGTCGCTTTCGAGTGTGGATTCCGCACTCAACTCGAGCGCGTCCATCATCGTGGTCGATTTCTACAATCGCCTTTGGCTTGGACACCGGCGGCCGCCGGCGAACCTCTCTCCACTGGAGGAACGGCGGCAGGTGCAGGTGTCGCGAGCGGCGACCGCGTGCCTCGGAGTGCTGATGATTGTCATCGGCATCAACATCGAGCGCATGGGCGAAATATACCAGTCGACCAACAAGCTGATAGGCGCCTTTTTCGGTCCGCTTTTCGGCATCTTCGTCCTCGGCATGTTCAGTCGCCGGGCTCATTCCGTTGGCGTGGCATTAGGGGCGCTCGCAGGCCTGATGTGCAGCAGCTTCGCCTCCTTTTTCAGCGAAGTGGCCTGGCTTCAGGTGGTTTCCGGTCGCCTCTTTGGCGACGGGTTTGTCCATTTCTTCAAGCACTTGAGCTGGCAATGGCCTCCGCCCATCGGAGTGACCGCCACCCTCGTGGCAGGCTACGCCCTCAGCCGACTCCTGCCATCCGGGCGCGCCGGATCGCAGGCCCTCACTTATGCGGAAGTGATGAAGCGCCCGCTTGCCGAGGCAACGTGCCAAGTCGTGCCGCCGCAGTAG
- a CDS encoding NAD(P)-dependent oxidoreductase yields the protein MNTTLRDPMNTGRPLRAGFIGVGTMGQGMVMNLRRNGFAVMFLARETAGGRTARERLSQAGATPTGDPAELARASDVVILCLPDSPTVESILTGPDGLKRYLRAGSIVLDCSTSHPASTRRLAEELAVGGVTLLDGPLTGSRAQADAGTLNVLGAGPLAAFEKARPVMLGFAARVFHLGDTGSGHAAKLINNFLGLLALAGLCEVWPLLEGQGIDRRAFFDAISASGGNSATFQGAFPKLEARSFSRNFAQKLGEKDVRYLAQLVHAAGGQVHLADCLHEVFESSLAAGFGESDTSELVRYFDPAQRAPGKNS from the coding sequence ATGAACACGACCCTGCGTGATCCGATGAACACTGGACGGCCGTTGAGAGCAGGTTTCATTGGTGTGGGCACAATGGGGCAGGGCATGGTGATGAACCTGCGAAGGAACGGATTCGCGGTGATGTTCCTTGCCCGGGAAACTGCGGGAGGGCGCACAGCCCGTGAGCGCCTGTCGCAGGCTGGTGCCACACCCACCGGCGATCCCGCGGAGCTCGCCAGGGCGAGCGACGTTGTCATCCTCTGCCTCCCGGACTCGCCGACAGTGGAATCGATTCTGACGGGTCCCGATGGATTGAAGCGCTATCTGCGGGCTGGCAGCATTGTCCTCGACTGTTCCACCAGTCATCCCGCCTCCACCCGGCGCCTGGCGGAGGAACTCGCCGTTGGTGGAGTCACGCTGCTCGACGGGCCACTGACGGGGAGCCGTGCGCAGGCGGATGCGGGCACGCTGAATGTTCTTGGCGCGGGTCCGCTCGCGGCCTTCGAAAAGGCGCGGCCCGTCATGCTTGGTTTCGCCGCCCGCGTGTTTCACCTTGGGGACACGGGCTCCGGGCATGCGGCCAAGCTGATCAATAATTTTCTTGGACTGCTCGCCCTCGCGGGTCTCTGCGAGGTGTGGCCCCTGTTGGAAGGGCAGGGCATCGATCGACGGGCGTTTTTTGATGCGATCTCGGCGAGCGGCGGAAACAGCGCGACTTTTCAGGGAGCCTTTCCCAAGCTTGAGGCGCGGAGTTTCTCGCGAAATTTTGCGCAAAAGCTGGGGGAAAAGGACGTTCGCTACCTTGCGCAGCTTGTCCACGCTGCGGGCGGCCAGGTTCATCTGGCGGATTGCCTGCACGAGGTGTTCGAGTCATCGCTGGCCGCTGGATTCGGCGAGAGCGACACTTCCGAGCTGGTGCGATATTTTGATCCGGCGCAACGCGCGCCTGGGAAAAACTCCTGA
- a CDS encoding dihydrodipicolinate synthase family protein, which produces MSSSRKKVPELIAAIVTPLKADESLDVESLERLVEWVLGGGFGGFFVGGTMGEGLALRDSERERLVRETVRLVRGRAFVLAGISDASTLRLFDGISRIADAGVDGIVTTARLVFPARDRRDTERLVEAAAQRSPVPLWFYENPGMTPVRSTFDELQRIMAIPNVHGLKFTTPDRDLCLRCAGAFRGSHPVYNGNARDIAFAGQHDIGALVGIAGMLPGLCSRIWWSARRGDLAEAERLQRQVQEVYDIYLGESWPLWPSAQKHALKRLGIFSTSTSTAPFATLSSEEEYRIDAILDRLDRSIYDAPDPSATLLTSRT; this is translated from the coding sequence ATGTCCTCCTCAAGAAAGAAGGTCCCTGAACTCATCGCCGCAATCGTCACTCCGCTGAAGGCTGACGAGAGCCTCGACGTCGAAAGCCTTGAGCGCCTGGTGGAGTGGGTGCTTGGGGGCGGCTTCGGGGGCTTCTTTGTTGGTGGAACGATGGGCGAGGGCCTGGCCTTGCGTGACAGCGAGCGCGAGCGGCTGGTTCGCGAGACGGTGCGGCTTGTGCGCGGCCGGGCCTTCGTACTGGCGGGAATTTCCGACGCGAGCACGCTTCGCCTCTTCGACGGCATCAGCCGGATCGCGGATGCAGGGGTGGATGGCATCGTCACAACCGCGCGCCTGGTTTTTCCCGCGCGCGATCGCAGGGACACCGAGCGGCTTGTGGAGGCGGCGGCGCAACGCTCTCCGGTTCCGCTCTGGTTCTATGAGAATCCGGGCATGACCCCCGTGCGCAGCACCTTTGACGAGCTTCAGCGCATCATGGCCATACCCAATGTGCATGGACTGAAGTTCACGACACCCGATCGCGATCTCTGCCTGCGATGCGCCGGCGCTTTTCGAGGGTCGCACCCCGTGTACAATGGAAACGCCCGTGACATCGCCTTTGCCGGGCAGCACGACATCGGCGCCTTGGTGGGCATCGCGGGAATGCTGCCCGGCCTCTGCTCGAGGATCTGGTGGAGCGCGCGGCGGGGCGACCTGGCCGAGGCCGAGCGCCTGCAGCGGCAGGTGCAGGAGGTTTATGACATCTACCTGGGCGAGTCCTGGCCGCTCTGGCCTTCAGCGCAGAAGCACGCCCTGAAGCGTCTCGGCATTTTCAGCACGAGCACGTCAACCGCACCGTTTGCGACGCTCAGTTCCGAGGAAGAATATCGGATCGACGCGATCCTCGACAGGCTGGATCGCTCAATCTATGATGCACCGGACCCGAGCGCAACGCTTCTGACATCGCGGACATGA
- a CDS encoding LacI family DNA-binding transcriptional regulator, which yields MPSSSSSRISMQNVADALGVTKMTVSLALRNHPSISVRTRARIVAHARKLGYTPNPLVSALMANLRRGRVTKAPPIIAFVTVYPEAEFNIGIKRLIAGAQARASQLGYVIRVFSLADQQVSPARLAAILTSRGIRGLVIAPFPEPEDRFVMPWERFACATIARSLKSPELHRAHNNQYHSVLLAFERVWKRGYRRIGLVAEYQQSERCEHWWRNGFRLAAERHGCLLRQCPIHLPHRLDAEPLARWFRRAAPDAILSIDGRALAMLRQENIRAPEDVGYAMLDLLENTPFCAGVNQNHELIAAAAVDVVIEQLYNNELGVPSNPKSVMIEGVWAEGRTLRRQA from the coding sequence ATGCCGTCATCCAGTTCATCCCGAATCAGCATGCAGAACGTGGCGGATGCGCTGGGGGTGACCAAGATGACGGTCTCTCTCGCGTTGCGGAACCATCCCAGCATCTCGGTGCGGACTCGCGCGCGGATAGTCGCCCACGCCCGCAAGCTTGGCTACACACCCAATCCCCTGGTCTCCGCCCTCATGGCCAACCTGCGCCGGGGACGTGTGACAAAGGCCCCGCCGATCATTGCATTTGTCACGGTATATCCGGAGGCGGAGTTCAATATCGGCATCAAGCGCCTGATCGCGGGCGCACAGGCTCGTGCTTCGCAGCTCGGTTATGTCATCAGGGTGTTTTCCCTTGCGGATCAACAGGTGTCGCCGGCCCGGCTGGCTGCAATTCTCACGAGTCGCGGCATACGAGGCCTGGTGATCGCGCCTTTTCCGGAGCCTGAGGACCGGTTTGTCATGCCCTGGGAGCGGTTTGCCTGCGCCACCATTGCGCGCTCACTGAAGTCCCCCGAGCTGCATCGCGCGCACAACAACCAGTATCACAGCGTGCTGCTCGCCTTTGAGCGGGTGTGGAAACGGGGCTATCGCCGCATAGGACTGGTGGCGGAGTATCAGCAGAGTGAGCGATGCGAGCATTGGTGGCGGAATGGTTTCCGGCTCGCCGCCGAGCGGCACGGCTGCCTGCTGCGGCAGTGTCCGATCCACCTTCCGCACAGGCTCGATGCGGAGCCGCTGGCGCGCTGGTTCCGGCGGGCCGCGCCCGATGCCATTCTCAGCATCGACGGGCGGGCGCTGGCGATGCTGCGCCAAGAGAACATCCGTGCACCGGAGGACGTGGGTTACGCCATGCTCGATCTCCTGGAGAACACGCCGTTTTGCGCGGGTGTGAACCAGAATCACGAGCTGATCGCAGCCGCGGCGGTGGATGTCGTCATTGAGCAGCTCTACAACAATGAACTCGGCGTGCCGTCGAATCCGAAGTCGGTCATGATTGAAGGCGTGTGGGCGGAGGGACGGACTCTCCGGCGGCAGGCTTGA
- a CDS encoding TonB-dependent receptor, which yields MKTPGISPLQHLLFGLCLSLAGISNLTAGTINGQVSDINTGSSVTGATVTNSATDQVIFADREGQFRLDNLPAGTVTLTVTAIGYPDRSQTVQVPATGTVPVTISMGEKAIRLDQLVVEGYREGWSKALQQKRNATNIMDVLSTDAAGKLPDNNIGEALARLPGVSLDVDYGEGHFVSIRGIGPNLNTVTMNGASLATPGNLGRDGRSTPMDLLGTSIISQVEVIKALTPDMDGTSLGGTVNVLTASGFDHNGRFIAGAVQYGRNMAGSLPIYAGDFTYTDVFATQAGRLGTAFSMNYQSRKTRRDLFMGQWDPDSNGKAVLYEPRLDYNVDHRVKRGATLNLDYRLDDGSRIYLQTFFNRFTQENNKNQQLYTARGTATQLSPTRVSYPQVRYDLRMISFNREAEMRNVLLGGSKVMGDYKISGEIGYSHAPDEMPTYRNLSFRSGNVTVPGGYILDYGTYFPTFDLKNLIATANPNVRRARADSAKNVEKTRTGRVDVQRDFKNWLGDKDGFIKVGAKYSNLHRNMVRDVRIYAASGYTLADFNKPSPLPAEKVMDDRYTIPVLINPDGARKVFDELLGQNKLQYQKSDSMANAGDDTYDVNEKISAGYAMAKVNLTPLVTLIGGARYEHTKSKLTGPLFLVDPKTGEPSLISKTVDFNYGEFLPNIQLNYKVTPAAVVRAALTRTFGRPAYGDQVPSSSLDEVGGSLTTGNPQLKPYESLNFDLSLDYYFKSGGIISVAAFFKTIENPIYTYSYVQKDYSYGGYTFPTFTVTSMQNGDSARMKGVELSAQVPFSMFTSGFANGFGVDTNVTLMDSSVKVSTRPDKLRLYSSPKFLANVGLFYEKYGVSARVAYNYRGDSLESIGAGTFTDVYMNSRYFIDAQVSYRATENFSVFLNWQNITDQLSTSYTGGSKDVISESYWFGSNIRAGVKFRF from the coding sequence ATGAAAACACCAGGAATCTCCCCCCTCCAACACCTGCTTTTCGGACTCTGCCTGAGCCTCGCCGGGATTTCAAATCTAACGGCTGGAACGATCAACGGACAGGTCAGCGACATCAACACCGGCTCCTCGGTCACCGGCGCGACGGTCACCAACAGTGCGACCGATCAGGTGATATTCGCCGACCGCGAGGGCCAGTTCCGGCTGGACAATCTCCCCGCCGGCACGGTGACCCTGACGGTCACGGCAATCGGTTACCCGGACCGCTCGCAGACCGTCCAGGTGCCCGCCACTGGCACCGTTCCGGTGACCATCTCCATGGGAGAAAAGGCAATCCGACTGGACCAGCTTGTTGTCGAGGGCTACCGCGAAGGGTGGTCCAAGGCGCTGCAGCAGAAACGGAACGCGACCAACATCATGGACGTGCTCTCCACCGATGCCGCCGGCAAGCTGCCGGACAACAATATCGGCGAGGCGCTCGCCCGCCTGCCGGGCGTTTCGCTCGACGTCGACTATGGTGAGGGGCACTTTGTCAGCATCCGCGGCATCGGCCCCAACCTGAACACGGTCACCATGAACGGCGCGAGTCTGGCAACGCCGGGAAACCTCGGACGTGATGGGCGCTCCACGCCAATGGATCTTCTCGGCACGTCCATCATCAGCCAGGTCGAGGTCATCAAGGCGCTCACGCCCGACATGGACGGCACTTCGCTCGGAGGCACGGTCAATGTGCTCACGGCGTCCGGCTTTGATCACAACGGAAGATTCATCGCCGGTGCCGTCCAGTACGGCCGCAACATGGCGGGAAGCCTGCCGATCTACGCGGGTGACTTTACCTACACGGATGTCTTTGCGACCCAGGCTGGCAGGCTGGGCACCGCCTTCAGCATGAACTATCAGAGCCGGAAAACGCGCCGCGACCTGTTCATGGGGCAGTGGGATCCGGATTCGAACGGCAAAGCCGTCCTCTATGAGCCCCGACTGGACTACAATGTCGATCACCGTGTCAAACGCGGTGCCACGCTTAACCTCGATTATCGCCTCGATGACGGCTCGCGGATCTATCTGCAGACCTTCTTCAATCGATTCACCCAGGAAAACAACAAGAACCAGCAGCTCTACACGGCACGCGGCACGGCGACCCAGCTCTCTCCGACACGGGTTTCCTACCCGCAGGTTCGTTATGACCTGCGCATGATCAGCTTCAACCGCGAAGCGGAGATGCGGAACGTGCTGCTGGGTGGATCCAAGGTCATGGGCGACTACAAGATAAGCGGAGAAATTGGCTACTCGCATGCTCCCGATGAAATGCCCACCTACCGCAATCTCTCCTTCCGCTCGGGAAACGTCACCGTGCCGGGCGGCTACATTCTGGACTATGGCACGTATTTTCCGACGTTCGACCTGAAGAACTTGATTGCGACCGCCAACCCAAACGTGCGCCGCGCGCGGGCCGACTCCGCAAAGAACGTCGAAAAGACCAGGACCGGACGGGTCGACGTTCAGCGCGACTTCAAGAACTGGCTGGGTGACAAGGACGGTTTCATCAAGGTCGGAGCCAAGTATTCCAACCTTCATCGCAACATGGTGCGCGACGTGCGGATCTACGCGGCATCAGGCTACACGCTCGCCGATTTCAACAAGCCGTCCCCGCTGCCCGCGGAAAAAGTGATGGATGACCGCTACACCATACCTGTTCTGATAAACCCCGACGGCGCGCGCAAGGTCTTCGATGAACTTCTCGGACAGAACAAGCTGCAGTACCAAAAGTCCGACTCGATGGCGAATGCGGGAGATGACACGTATGACGTCAATGAAAAGATCTCCGCGGGATACGCCATGGCCAAGGTGAACCTGACGCCGCTGGTGACACTGATCGGCGGGGCGCGCTATGAGCACACAAAGTCAAAGCTGACGGGGCCGTTGTTTCTCGTAGATCCGAAAACGGGCGAGCCCTCGTTGATCTCAAAGACGGTCGATTTCAACTACGGGGAGTTCCTGCCAAACATCCAGCTCAACTACAAGGTGACGCCTGCTGCGGTCGTCCGGGCGGCGCTCACCCGCACTTTCGGCCGGCCGGCCTATGGAGACCAGGTGCCATCCTCGTCACTCGACGAGGTTGGCGGCTCGCTCACGACCGGCAATCCCCAGCTCAAGCCCTATGAGTCGCTGAACTTCGACCTGTCGCTCGATTACTATTTCAAGTCTGGCGGAATCATCTCGGTGGCGGCGTTCTTTAAGACCATTGAGAATCCAATCTACACCTACAGCTACGTTCAGAAGGACTACAGTTATGGGGGATACACCTTCCCGACATTCACCGTCACCTCAATGCAGAACGGTGATTCGGCACGGATGAAGGGTGTGGAGTTGAGCGCCCAGGTGCCCTTCTCGATGTTCACGAGCGGATTTGCGAACGGCTTTGGCGTTGATACCAATGTCACGCTCATGGATTCGAGCGTGAAGGTCTCCACGCGACCCGACAAACTCAGGCTCTATTCTTCGCCCAAGTTCCTGGCCAATGTGGGGCTCTTCTATGAAAAGTACGGCGTTTCAGCACGTGTCGCCTACAACTATCGCGGCGACTCCCTCGAGTCGATTGGCGCCGGCACCTTCACCGACGTCTACATGAACTCGCGCTACTTCATCGACGCCCAGGTGAGCTACAGGGCCACGGAAAACTTCTCGGTGTTCCTCAACTGGCAGAATATCACCGACCAGCTCTCGACCAGCTACACCGGAGGCAGCAAGGATGTCATTTCGGAAAGCTACTGGTTTGGATCCAACATCCGCGCTGGCGTAAAGTTCAGATTCTAG
- a CDS encoding VCBS repeat-containing protein, whose product MTHPKTSVLRSLLLLGAAITSISTGLAESPSYRRLQLDDKFYAEGAVFADINRDGAMDVAAGPWWYEGPGYQVRHEIYEPKPFDPLKYSDNFIAAADDLDGDGWTDIVVIGFPGLEASWYRNPGSGAGRWVRHVAHSPVDNESAMYVDLTGDGRREIVCSSGGKYGYATPDPSDPTRPWVFHAISSHSNTFQRFTHGLGVGDVDGDGRNDLLERGGWWRQPASLAGDPVWQKHEFAFSRAGGAQMCVVDLNADGLPDVVTSKEAHGYGLSWFEQVRGRDGVRSFREHMILSEDANMRVNYVQFSQLHAVTLADVNGDGTPDIVTGKRWWAHGPDKDPDPMGTPVVYAFIVGKKAGGEVTFSPMLIDDASGIGTQFDARDVNGDKRADFAISNKRGTFVLLSKG is encoded by the coding sequence ATGACGCACCCCAAGACATCCGTATTGCGCAGTCTGCTTCTTTTGGGCGCTGCCATCACCTCAATCTCGACAGGACTGGCGGAGAGCCCGTCATATCGGCGGCTTCAGCTGGACGACAAGTTTTATGCGGAGGGTGCCGTTTTCGCGGACATCAACCGTGATGGTGCGATGGATGTTGCCGCCGGACCCTGGTGGTATGAAGGGCCGGGATATCAGGTTCGACACGAGATTTATGAACCGAAGCCCTTTGATCCGCTGAAGTATTCTGACAATTTCATTGCGGCGGCGGATGACCTGGATGGTGACGGATGGACGGACATTGTGGTGATCGGATTTCCGGGACTTGAAGCTTCCTGGTATCGCAATCCCGGAAGTGGCGCGGGGCGCTGGGTCCGGCATGTTGCGCACTCGCCGGTCGACAACGAGTCCGCGATGTACGTTGACCTCACCGGTGACGGGCGGCGGGAGATTGTGTGTTCGTCGGGGGGGAAGTACGGCTATGCGACTCCGGATCCCAGCGATCCCACGCGCCCCTGGGTTTTTCATGCGATTTCGTCGCATTCGAACACATTCCAGCGTTTCACGCATGGATTGGGCGTGGGCGATGTCGATGGGGATGGCAGGAACGATCTGCTTGAGCGGGGCGGCTGGTGGCGGCAACCCGCTTCCCTCGCGGGCGACCCCGTGTGGCAGAAACACGAATTCGCCTTTTCGAGGGCTGGTGGAGCGCAGATGTGCGTGGTCGACCTCAATGCCGACGGCCTTCCCGATGTTGTGACATCCAAGGAGGCGCACGGTTACGGGCTGTCCTGGTTCGAGCAGGTTCGCGGACGGGATGGAGTACGCTCGTTCCGGGAGCACATGATCCTTTCGGAAGATGCGAACATGAGGGTGAATTACGTCCAGTTCTCCCAGTTGCACGCCGTGACCCTGGCGGATGTCAATGGCGACGGGACACCCGACATCGTCACGGGCAAACGCTGGTGGGCGCATGGTCCGGACAAGGATCCGGATCCGATGGGAACGCCCGTGGTGTATGCGTTCATTGTCGGCAAGAAGGCGGGAGGGGAAGTGACCTTTTCACCGATGCTGATCGACGACGCGAGCGGCATCGGCACGCAGTTTGACGCGCGCGATGTGAACGGCGACAAACGCGCGGACTTCGCGATCTCCAACAAGCGCGGGACGTTTGTGCTGCTGTCGAAGGGATAG
- the rnk gene encoding nucleoside diphosphate kinase regulator: MNPTAIYISSEDHSKLRLLLAAALRANATSSLQKLREELDRAIVVDPTALPADVVTMGSTVQFEDLSTGEIEEYTLTFPDQANIEQKRLSILAPIGTALIGFRAGDTVNWTTPGGVRQLKLHRVTQRQAA, translated from the coding sequence ATGAATCCAACAGCCATCTACATTTCAAGCGAGGACCACTCGAAGCTGCGCCTGCTGCTGGCGGCGGCGCTGCGAGCCAACGCCACATCCTCGCTTCAGAAACTCCGCGAGGAGCTCGACCGCGCCATCGTCGTCGATCCAACAGCCCTTCCCGCTGACGTCGTCACGATGGGCTCAACCGTCCAGTTCGAGGATCTCAGTACAGGAGAGATCGAGGAATACACGCTGACGTTTCCCGATCAGGCCAACATCGAGCAGAAGAGACTCTCAATTCTCGCCCCCATAGGCACTGCGCTCATCGGTTTTCGCGCGGGCGACACCGTCAACTGGACAACGCCGGGGGGCGTCCGCCAGTTGAAACTTCACCGCGTCACGCAGCGTCAGGCCGCTTAG